A window of the Enterobacteriaceae bacterium 4M9 genome harbors these coding sequences:
- a CDS encoding MFS transporter — MSGSYEVTEVTSKKGIPAWWVTVFLFWLGWIFMYADRTVLNPVMGELEKEFGLSGTQLGILNSVFYFSYALLQVPAGILGDKIGKKKVLVPGFILFGVFTAVTGWAKSWYTLLFARVVTGAGEGTYYGPQYGLSSEQIPKKYRSLGSAIINSGMAFGIALGLMTSSWLVYDQGYSWRMPFYAMAVPSVLVGVAIWLFVKEKKRTAEIDGVPVKKGKFSDLLKNRNLILTYIMVFCSLFGFFVILTWLPYYLQNERGIAGSETGFISSLVAWISIPGALLFSSLSDKLGKRKPLIMFLVPVAIASMLSIVWMPNMTGVIVALCVYGLVGKLALDPVLVALVADSVDENNYSTAFGLFNFIGMSSSILAPIIAGAARDMTGSLASSFYVSAVLLVIGLIAMLFLKEKRT, encoded by the coding sequence ATGTCTGGATCATATGAAGTGACTGAGGTCACGAGTAAAAAAGGAATACCGGCCTGGTGGGTTACGGTGTTTCTGTTCTGGTTAGGATGGATTTTTATGTATGCTGACCGCACGGTACTTAATCCAGTAATGGGTGAATTAGAAAAAGAATTTGGCTTAAGTGGTACACAACTGGGTATTCTTAACTCCGTATTCTATTTCTCTTACGCTTTGCTTCAGGTTCCGGCAGGCATTCTGGGTGACAAAATTGGTAAAAAGAAAGTCCTGGTGCCGGGGTTTATTCTTTTTGGTGTCTTTACTGCGGTGACCGGTTGGGCGAAAAGTTGGTACACACTATTGTTTGCCCGCGTTGTTACCGGGGCCGGGGAAGGTACTTACTACGGCCCACAATATGGACTCTCTTCTGAACAAATCCCTAAAAAATACCGTTCTCTGGGCAGTGCCATTATTAACAGCGGAATGGCCTTTGGTATCGCCCTGGGGCTGATGACCTCCAGCTGGCTGGTTTACGACCAGGGATATTCGTGGCGTATGCCGTTTTATGCAATGGCGGTACCGTCCGTATTAGTCGGTGTGGCTATCTGGTTATTTGTCAAAGAGAAGAAGCGCACTGCTGAGATTGACGGCGTGCCGGTGAAAAAAGGCAAGTTCAGCGATCTTCTTAAAAACCGTAATTTAATTCTTACCTATATTATGGTGTTCTGTAGCTTATTTGGCTTTTTCGTTATTTTGACCTGGCTTCCTTATTATTTGCAAAATGAACGCGGTATTGCTGGCAGTGAAACAGGGTTTATTTCTTCGCTGGTGGCCTGGATTTCAATTCCCGGCGCACTGTTGTTTTCCAGTCTGTCCGATAAATTAGGTAAGCGTAAGCCGTTAATTATGTTCCTGGTGCCGGTTGCTATTGCCAGTATGCTGTCCATTGTCTGGATGCCAAACATGACAGGCGTTATTGTCGCGCTGTGCGTATATGGCCTGGTGGGCAAACTGGCGCTCGACCCGGTGCTGGTTGCGCTGGTTGCCGATAGCGTTGATGAAAATAATTACAGCACGGCATTTGGCTTATTTAATTTCATCGGCATGAGTTCATCTATTCTTGCGCCAATTATTGCAGGTGCAGCACGTGATATGACCGGAAGCCTTGCATCCAGTTTCTATGTTTCAGCCGTCCTGCTGGTTATCGGTTTAATCGCAATGCTGTTTCTAAAAGAGAAACGCACATAA